Part of the Permianibacter fluminis genome, ACCGAGCCTCTAGCTCGCTGCCAGCGACAAATCCTTGCGATAGCGCCGATCACAACGGCTGACATGCGGCGCCCCACACTGGCTGAGATAGCCGTGCCGCTCATAGAGCGCAACCGCTTCTTTCAACACGCTGGCGGTTTCCAGCTGCATGAAGCGATAGCCACGTTGACGCACCTCGGTTTCGGCCAGCGTCAGCAAACGGCGACCGAGACCACAACCACGCGCTGCTGCCAGCAAATACATTTTGCGCAGCTCGCAGGTGTCGGCATCGATCGGGACGAAGCCCATGGTGCCGACCAGCGTGCCGGCACGCTGCACGGCAAAAAAATCACCACCGGGCTGACGGTAATGCCGTTCGATATCCAGCACATCGGCATCGACGCCGGTCAGGTCGGCTTGCAGCCCGTATTCGGACAACACCATCACGATCAGTGACTGCAGCGCCGGACCACGGGCCGCATCGGCCGGCGCAATCCGGAATTCCTGATAAGGAATATCGTTGGTAACCAAGGCAGCTGCCCTCCGCAACTCCCTCTATTGTAGAAGGCCGGTCCACTGGCCAACAACGCCGGCCAGTCAGGCTTGCGCAGAAGTTGGCAAGCCGCCGGGGGCCCGCTCGTTGCGACGCCGCTGTTGCGACCCCCCTATTGGCCCCGGACAAAAAAAGAGCCGCTGACGCGACTCTTTTTCTGCCGTGGTGACGCACGGGCGTCACCGGGGCATTTTGGAACGGAACCCGCTCGGGACCCGCTCCACGCCCCACTCAGGGCATGGCATCCAGATTGGCGCCTTCCTTCTCGACCACAACCGGGATCAGATCCTCACGGGTGATACCCAACTTGATCGCCAGCGCGGTTGCCACATAGACCGACGAATAGGTACCGAAGATCACGCCGAACAGCAGAGCGATGGAGAAGTTGCGGATCATCGGGCCGCCCCAGATCAGCAGGGCCACCAGCACGATTACCACGGTGAAGCTCATGACCATGGTCCGGACAAGCATCGAGTTGATGGCGTTGTCGGCGGCTTCCCACGGCGTTGCTTTGCGCAGGTTGATGAAGTTTTCCTTCATCCGGTCAAACACGACCACGGTGTCGTTCAGCGAGTAACCGATAACGGTCAGAATCGCCGCCAATACGGTCAGATCGAATTCGAGCTGCAGCAACGAAAACATGCCGAGCGTGATGACAACGTCGTGCATCAGCGCCAACACCGCGCCACCGGCAAAGCGCCACTGATAGCGCCAGCCAACGTAGGCCAGAATGCCGAGGCAGGACACCGCCATCGCGGTGAAACCATCGACAATCAAATCGGCACCGACGCTGGGGCCGACGTAGCCACCGTTCATCTTCTTGGCCTTGTCGCCATCCGCATTCAAGACGGCCATGACGGCATCGGTCACTTTGTCGCCGGCAATATGCTTCTGAGGCGGCAAGCGAATGGTGACGTCTTCGGCTGAACCGAACAACTGGACAATGGCGCCTTCGAAATGCGCCGCTTCCAGCTTGCTACGAATTTTCTCCAGATTGGCCGGCTGTTCGTAACGCACATCGATCTGGCTGCCGCCAGTGAAATCCAGGCCCCAGTTGAAACCCTTCACGATGAACGAGCCGATCGAGATCAAAATCAGCAAAATTGAAATATATGAAGCCGGTTTGGCAAACCGATCCCAGCGGACGTGGTACTTGATATCAGTAGTCATTTGTCTTTTCCCGCCTGATTAGATGGCCAGCTTCTTGACGTTGCGGTTGCCGTAAACGAGGTTGGTCAGCGCACGGGCGCCCATCGTTGCGGTGAAAATGGTGGTCGGAATACCGAGACTCAGCGTCACCGCGAAGCCTTTGACCGCTCCGGAACCCACGGCGAGCAATGCCAGCGCAGCAATCAGGGTGGTCAAGTGCGCATCGACCAGCGTGGCGAAGGCCCGGGCATAACCGCGATCAATGGCCAGCTGAACATTGGTGCCTTCGCGAATCTCGTCTTTGATGCGCTCATAGATCAAGACGTTGGCATCCACTGCCATACCGACCGTGAGCACCAGACCGGCGATACCGGGCAGCGTCATCACGGCACCGATCATCGACATCAGCGCAATGATGAGGCCAATGTTGACCGCGACGGCGATATTGGCGAACAAGCCAAACATGCGGTAATAAAACAACATGAAGATCATGACGGCTGCGACACCGATGCCGGCCGACTTGACGCCCGATTCGATGTTGGCTTTGCCGAGGCTGGGGCCGATTGTGCGTTCTTCAACAATCTGGATCGGCGCAATCAGCGCACCGGAGCGCAGCAGCAGCGCAAGGTTGCGGGCTTCTTCCGCCGAACCAATGCCGGTGATCTGGAAGTTGTTGCTGAACACGCCCTGGATAGTCGCAGCATTGATGACCTTGACGACCTTGCGCGGATTCGGCTTGGCCACCATCTGGCCATCGACTTCCTCATATTCGGTCTTGTATTCGATCAACACCGACGCCATGCGCTTGCCAACGCTTTGTTTGGTATGCGCCAGCATGCGCTGACCGCCTTTACCATCCAGCTTGACCGACACCTGCGGCATGCCGTTTTGATCGAGACCCTGGCTGGCGCCGGTGATCTGGCTGCCCTGCACAATCACCTGTTTCTTGACCAAAATTGGCCGCTCATTCAGGTCGTACAGCAATTCCGAATCCGCCGGCACCCGGCCACGCAGTGCGTCTTGCACGTCACGCTCTTCGTTGACCGAGCGGAATTCCAGCGTTGCGGTTGCGCCCAGAATTTCCTTGGCACGCGCCGAATCCTGAATGCCCGGCAATTGCACAACAATGCGCTCGGCGCCTTGGCGCTGAATCAACGGTTCTGCCACACCGAGTTCGTTGACCCGGTTACGCAGAATGGTCAAGTTTTGCTGCACCGCTTCGTCGCGGGTTGTGCGCAGGCCTTGCTCGGTCTGCACGGCATTGAAGAAAAACAGCTCGCCTTCACTGCCATCGGAAATTTGCAAGGTCGGATTGCGGCGTTTGACTTCGGCTTGGGCCTTGTCACGGGTTTCAGCATCGCGGAAACGCACCTGCACGCCACCTTCCGGCCGACGCAGCGTCGACACGTAGCGCAGATTCTCATCGCGCATCAGGCCTTTGAACTCTTCCACCAGCGCTTCTTCGTGCTTGGCGATCGCGGTTGCCATGTCGATTTCCATCAGGAAATGGACACCGCCGCGCAAATCCAGACCCAGTTTCAGCGGATCGGCATGAATAGCGCGCAGCCAATTCGGTGTAGCCGGCGCCAGATTCAGGGCAACGTTATAGCCATCACCCAGCGCTTTGCGGGCGACGGTTTGCGCGTGCAGCTGATCATCGGTGTTGGTGAAACGGATCAACCAGCTACCGGACTCTTCCAGTTCCACCGATTTGTAGGTCAGGTTGGCGGCTTGCAGTGCCTGCTTGACCTGCTCGACTTGCTCGGCAGTGACCTTGGCGCCTTTTTCACCGGCCAATTGCAGCGCGGCATCTTCGCCAAAGTAATTGGGAATGGAATAGAAAATGGCAATCAACGCTGCGAGCGTGACAATGACGTATTTCCAGGCCGGATACGTATTGAGCGGACGAGGCGCCGGAGTCCCGAATAGCATGGGTTAATCCTTAAAAAACGAGCGGGGTGCGTGTGGCACCCCGATTGACCAATCGAATTAGTTGTTGCTGTAGACGTTTTCGATGGTGCCCTTCGGCAGCGTGGCCGACACCGCATGCTTCTGGACAATGATCTGATTGTCATCGCTCAGTGCGACCACAACGAATTGATCCTTGATCTTGACGACCTTGCCGACGATGCCACCAATGGTGACCACTTCATCACCTTTCTGGATCGCTTCGATCATGCTCTTGTGTTCTTTGGCGCGCTTCGATTGCGGGCGAATCAGCATGAAGTAGAAAATCAGGCCGAAGATCACCAGCATGATGATCGGTTGCCAGGCAGCGCCAGCAGGAGCAGCGGCAGGGGCGGCGCCAGCGGCGGCGGCAAGAGTCAGAAAGCTCACGTTTTATTCCTCATTGATGACCGAAATTTTTCATCCGGTCTTTGCTTGGTTATTACAGGACTTTTACTGGCAAATCTCCGGCGTTTCTTGACCGCGCCGGCGGTAGAAGTCAGCCACGAAGGCGGCAAGGGTACCGGTTTCAATGGCCCCACGCAAACCAGCCATAACCCGCTGGTAATAGCGCAGGTTGTGCAGGGTATTCAGCCGTCCGCCGAGCCCTTCACCGCATTTGTCGAGATGATGCAAATAGGCACGGGAGTAGCGCTGGCAGGTGTAGCAATCGCAGCCCTCCTCGATCGGTTTGTCATCGCTGCGATATTGCGCATTGCGCAGCCGCACGACACCTTCGCTGGTGAATAAATGAGCATTGCGGGCATTGCGGGTCGGCATCACGCAATCAAACATGTCGACACCGCGGCGCACCGCCTCGACGATGTCTTCCGGTTTACCGACGCCCATCAGGTAGCGCGGCCGATCACTCGGCAGCTGGTGGGTAACGCCATCCAGTACCCGCAACATCTCGGGTTTTGGCTCACCAACCGACAAACCGCCAATGGCATAACCGTCAAAACCAATTGCGGTCAGCCCTTCCAGCGAACGCGCCCGCAGGTCCAGATGCATGCCGCCCTGAACAATGCCGAACAGCGCCGACGGGTTGCCCTCATGCGCCTTCTTGCTGCGCTCGGCCCAGCGCAGGCTGAGCTCCATCGACTTCTTGGCGACTTCCCAGCTGGCCGGGTACGGCGTGCATTCGTCGAAGATCATGACGATATCTGCACCCAAACTGCGCTGAACCTGCATCGAACGTTCCGGATCGAGCCAGACCACGGAGCCATCTATCGGCGACCGGAACTGGACGCCGGCCTCGGAGATCTTGCGCATGGCGCCGAGGCTGAACACCTGAAAACCGCCGGAGTCGGTCAGGATCGGCCCCTGCCAGCCGCCGAAGCCGTGCAGGCCCCCGAACTTTTCCATCAGCTCCGGACCGGGCCGCAGCATCAGGTGAAAGGTATTGCCGAGGATGATTTGGGCGCCGAGATCTTTGACCTCGTCTGCGGTCACGGTCTTGACCGCGCCATAGGTGCCGACCGGCATGAACGCCGGCGTTTCCACCACACCACGGGCAAAGGTCATCCGGCCGCGACGGGCCGCGCCATCGGTGCCGAGCAGTTCGAATTGCATGCCGCTCATGCGCTGGCCGCCTCATCCCGAGTCAAGAACATCGCATCCCCATAAGAAAAGAATCGGTACTTTTGTTCTACAGCTTCGCGGTAGGCCGCGAGGATGCGTTCCCGGCCGCTGAATGCCGACACCAGCATCAGCAGGGTCGATTGCGGCAGGTGGAAATTGGTGATCAGGGCATCGACGACGCGGAAGCGATAGCCCGGATAGATAAAGATGGTGGTGTCGCCGGTGCCGGATTCAAGGGCACCGCCGGCCGCCGCCGATTCCAGCGCCCGCACCGAGGTGGTGCCAACCGCCACCACCCGGCCACCGCGGGCCCGGGTTTCGGCCACCGCCTGAACAACGGCCGGGCTGACCTCGAACCACTCCGAATGCATGTGATGCTCTTCAATACGTTCAACCCGCACCGGCTGGAAGGTGCCGGCACCGACATGCAGGGTCACCTGTGCCGAGCGAACGCCCTTCTCCGCCAGCTTGGCCAACAGTGCATTGTCGAAGTGCAAACCGGCGGTCGGCGCCGCGACCGCGCCCGGCACCTCGGCGTAGACCGTCTGGTAGCGCTCGCGATCGCCGCTCTCGTCGGCCCGTTCGAAATACGGCGGCAGCGGCATATGGCCCTGCTCGACCATCAGCTCAAACCACGACCGCTTGGAATGAAAGCGGTACAGATCGCCCTCCCGGCCCAGCACCGTCACCTCGCCGCCCTCGGCCAGGCTCAGCACCATGCCATCGCGCAGGCCTTTGCTGCTGCGGCCATGGGCCAGCACCTCATGTGGATTCAGCACCCGCTCGACCAGAATCTCGACCTGGCCGCCGGTGCTTTTCTGGGCGAACAGCCGTGCCGCCAGCACCTTGGTATTGTTGAACACCAGCAGATCGTTCGGCGTCAGCAGCTCAAGCAGCGCGGTGAACTGACGGTGCGCGATGGCACCAGAGCTACCGTCCAGACAGAGCAAACGGCTGGCACTGCGCTCCGGCAAGGG contains:
- the queA gene encoding tRNA preQ1(34) S-adenosylmethionine ribosyltransferase-isomerase QueA, which gives rise to MLLSDFDYSLPDELIARYPLPERSASRLLCLDGSSGAIAHRQFTALLELLTPNDLLVFNNTKVLAARLFAQKSTGGQVEILVERVLNPHEVLAHGRSSKGLRDGMVLSLAEGGEVTVLGREGDLYRFHSKRSWFELMVEQGHMPLPPYFERADESGDRERYQTVYAEVPGAVAAPTAGLHFDNALLAKLAEKGVRSAQVTLHVGAGTFQPVRVERIEEHHMHSEWFEVSPAVVQAVAETRARGGRVVAVGTTSVRALESAAAGGALESGTGDTTIFIYPGYRFRVVDALITNFHLPQSTLLMLVSAFSGRERILAAYREAVEQKYRFFSYGDAMFLTRDEAASA
- the secD gene encoding protein translocase subunit SecD, which gives rise to MLFGTPAPRPLNTYPAWKYVIVTLAALIAIFYSIPNYFGEDAALQLAGEKGAKVTAEQVEQVKQALQAANLTYKSVELEESGSWLIRFTNTDDQLHAQTVARKALGDGYNVALNLAPATPNWLRAIHADPLKLGLDLRGGVHFLMEIDMATAIAKHEEALVEEFKGLMRDENLRYVSTLRRPEGGVQVRFRDAETRDKAQAEVKRRNPTLQISDGSEGELFFFNAVQTEQGLRTTRDEAVQQNLTILRNRVNELGVAEPLIQRQGAERIVVQLPGIQDSARAKEILGATATLEFRSVNEERDVQDALRGRVPADSELLYDLNERPILVKKQVIVQGSQITGASQGLDQNGMPQVSVKLDGKGGQRMLAHTKQSVGKRMASVLIEYKTEYEEVDGQMVAKPNPRKVVKVINAATIQGVFSNNFQITGIGSAEEARNLALLLRSGALIAPIQIVEERTIGPSLGKANIESGVKSAGIGVAAVMIFMLFYYRMFGLFANIAVAVNIGLIIALMSMIGAVMTLPGIAGLVLTVGMAVDANVLIYERIKDEIREGTNVQLAIDRGYARAFATLVDAHLTTLIAALALLAVGSGAVKGFAVTLSLGIPTTIFTATMGARALTNLVYGNRNVKKLAI
- the tgt gene encoding tRNA guanosine(34) transglycosylase Tgt, with the translated sequence MQFELLGTDGAARRGRMTFARGVVETPAFMPVGTYGAVKTVTADEVKDLGAQIILGNTFHLMLRPGPELMEKFGGLHGFGGWQGPILTDSGGFQVFSLGAMRKISEAGVQFRSPIDGSVVWLDPERSMQVQRSLGADIVMIFDECTPYPASWEVAKKSMELSLRWAERSKKAHEGNPSALFGIVQGGMHLDLRARSLEGLTAIGFDGYAIGGLSVGEPKPEMLRVLDGVTHQLPSDRPRYLMGVGKPEDIVEAVRRGVDMFDCVMPTRNARNAHLFTSEGVVRLRNAQYRSDDKPIEEGCDCYTCQRYSRAYLHHLDKCGEGLGGRLNTLHNLRYYQRVMAGLRGAIETGTLAAFVADFYRRRGQETPEICQ
- the secF gene encoding protein translocase subunit SecF translates to MTTDIKYHVRWDRFAKPASYISILLILISIGSFIVKGFNWGLDFTGGSQIDVRYEQPANLEKIRSKLEAAHFEGAIVQLFGSAEDVTIRLPPQKHIAGDKVTDAVMAVLNADGDKAKKMNGGYVGPSVGADLIVDGFTAMAVSCLGILAYVGWRYQWRFAGGAVLALMHDVVITLGMFSLLQLEFDLTVLAAILTVIGYSLNDTVVVFDRMKENFINLRKATPWEAADNAINSMLVRTMVMSFTVVIVLVALLIWGGPMIRNFSIALLFGVIFGTYSSVYVATALAIKLGITREDLIPVVVEKEGANLDAMP
- the yajC gene encoding preprotein translocase subunit YajC → MSFLTLAAAAGAAPAAAPAGAAWQPIIMLVIFGLIFYFMLIRPQSKRAKEHKSMIEAIQKGDEVVTIGGIVGKVVKIKDQFVVVALSDDNQIIVQKHAVSATLPKGTIENVYSNN
- a CDS encoding GNAT family N-acetyltransferase; the encoded protein is MVTNDIPYQEFRIAPADAARGPALQSLIVMVLSEYGLQADLTGVDADVLDIERHYRQPGGDFFAVQRAGTLVGTMGFVPIDADTCELRKMYLLAAARGCGLGRRLLTLAETEVRQRGYRFMQLETASVLKEAVALYERHGYLSQCGAPHVSRCDRRYRKDLSLAAS